A stretch of Kaistella flava (ex Peng et al. 2021) DNA encodes these proteins:
- a CDS encoding RNA-directed DNA polymerase — protein MKIKDLLNKGYFSEELPPPFVSSNFGKEFNKVNKIISKLTKAEKNQIPNSDFVKYSIPKVGLHRRHNGIPNPYHQFILSNAICKNWNEIQQKYNSSKLSASTPELDLNGNRAIKQFSKYNEFKEKSLKASFDTFFELKSDISKYYPSLYTHSIPWSVHTKAFAKKNQGNSHFGNLIDESIRNTQNGQTNGIVIGTDTSRIIAELIGCHIDEEFLKVLDKDKIFIKGYRFVDDCHFFFYNKSDAEKALKHLQRILGDLNLNINEEKTQINQAPFQFENTWQLQLTNLSIREYPKVQRKDLTNFYNLLIDLSRKFPKDSVIKYGIKIFKRIKIKEVNWDIFESLTYSLALSEGAILPDILQILLQNKTKVDLQKLESTLKSLLNQHIYKGHHFEVVWSLWIARSFRIKISNQIAQQIIDSSDVISTLVILDLNKEKLISGRIRTTTLKLDFDNNGLLSNKWILVYEATHKKWIRSNCLETIKFFDEISKLDISFYDSTRQIEIAESNIEKQKTFLIQKPEDKEPKTEKQKLALYAQKSYLG, from the coding sequence ATGAAAATAAAAGATTTGCTAAATAAGGGCTATTTTTCTGAAGAACTTCCGCCTCCTTTTGTTTCCAGTAACTTTGGAAAAGAGTTCAATAAAGTAAATAAAATTATTAGTAAACTAACAAAGGCGGAAAAAAATCAAATTCCTAATTCCGATTTTGTAAAATATTCAATTCCGAAAGTTGGACTACATAGAAGACACAATGGTATTCCAAATCCTTACCACCAATTTATTCTTTCGAATGCGATATGCAAGAACTGGAATGAAATTCAACAAAAATATAACTCAAGCAAATTATCTGCAAGTACCCCAGAATTAGATTTAAACGGTAATAGAGCTATAAAACAATTTTCAAAATATAATGAATTCAAAGAAAAATCACTTAAAGCATCTTTCGATACATTTTTTGAGCTAAAATCTGATATTTCAAAATATTATCCATCATTATATACTCACTCAATTCCTTGGTCTGTTCATACAAAAGCTTTTGCTAAAAAAAATCAAGGCAACTCACATTTCGGAAACTTAATAGATGAATCAATAAGAAATACTCAAAATGGGCAAACAAATGGAATTGTTATTGGAACTGATACATCTCGAATCATTGCTGAACTTATAGGATGTCATATTGATGAAGAGTTTTTGAAAGTCCTTGATAAAGATAAAATATTTATTAAAGGTTATAGATTTGTTGATGACTGCCACTTCTTTTTTTATAATAAATCAGATGCTGAAAAAGCTTTAAAACATTTACAGCGAATTTTAGGAGATTTAAATTTAAACATAAATGAAGAAAAAACGCAAATTAATCAAGCGCCATTTCAATTTGAAAATACTTGGCAATTACAATTAACAAATTTAAGTATTCGCGAATATCCAAAAGTCCAAAGGAAAGATTTGACAAACTTTTATAATTTACTCATCGATTTGTCTAGAAAATTTCCAAAAGATTCTGTAATTAAATACGGTATTAAAATATTTAAACGTATAAAAATTAAAGAGGTCAACTGGGATATTTTTGAATCACTAACTTATTCACTAGCATTATCGGAAGGTGCAATTCTTCCAGATATATTACAAATACTTTTACAAAATAAAACCAAGGTAGATTTACAAAAACTAGAATCAACTTTAAAATCTTTATTAAATCAACATATTTATAAAGGACATCATTTTGAAGTTGTATGGAGTTTGTGGATAGCTCGCAGCTTCAGAATTAAAATTAGTAATCAAATAGCACAGCAAATTATTGATTCCTCTGACGTAATTTCCACATTAGTTATTCTCGATTTAAACAAAGAAAAATTAATCAGTGGGCGAATTAGAACTACTACTTTAAAATTGGATTTCGATAATAATGGTTTATTAAGTAACAAGTGGATACTTGTCTACGAGGCTACACACAAAAAGTGGATAAGATCAAACTGCTTAGAAACAATCAAATTCTTCGATGAAATTTCAAAGTTAGATATTAGTTTCTACGATTCAACAC
- the mnmA gene encoding tRNA 2-thiouridine(34) synthase MnmA, whose amino-acid sequence MKIVVGLSGGVDSSVAAYLLQKQGHEVVALFMRNWNDASVTLEDECPWIEDSNDALMVAQKLGIPYQVIDMSELYKEKIVDYMFEEYKKGRTPNPDVLCNREVKFDVFMKTALSLGAEKVATGHYAQVNSTFDENGKEIFHLLAGADNNKDQSYFLCQLNQDQLSKSLFPIGALTKPEVREIAREMGLVTADKKDSQGLCFIGKVSLPTFLQQQLEPKEGEIVEIFKDFPGFHQETPQFSSKLEELEFLSQKIKYEKSDGKVIGKHQGAHYFTVGQSKGLGIGGHKESCFLISRDIEKNIVFVGEGRNFPGLFRRALKTENSEVHWVREDLRLQNGESMKVKARIRYRQTLEEATLYQFEEGFYIEFENPQSAIAEGQFAAWYLEDELVGSGVIS is encoded by the coding sequence ATGAAAATTGTAGTAGGACTTTCTGGAGGTGTAGATTCCAGTGTTGCAGCGTATTTGCTGCAGAAACAAGGTCATGAAGTGGTGGCGCTTTTTATGCGAAACTGGAATGATGCGTCGGTAACTTTGGAGGATGAATGTCCCTGGATTGAGGACAGTAATGATGCTTTGATGGTGGCGCAAAAACTCGGAATCCCTTATCAGGTCATCGATATGAGCGAACTGTACAAGGAGAAAATCGTGGATTATATGTTCGAGGAATATAAAAAAGGCCGAACGCCGAATCCGGATGTTTTGTGTAACCGTGAAGTGAAGTTTGACGTGTTCATGAAAACAGCCTTATCGCTTGGTGCTGAGAAAGTTGCAACGGGACATTACGCACAGGTGAACTCTACTTTTGATGAAAATGGAAAAGAGATTTTCCACCTTTTAGCGGGAGCAGATAACAATAAAGATCAGTCGTATTTTTTGTGTCAGTTGAATCAGGATCAGTTGTCGAAATCTTTGTTTCCGATTGGAGCATTGACGAAACCTGAAGTTCGGGAAATCGCCCGGGAAATGGGTTTGGTGACGGCAGATAAAAAAGATTCGCAAGGTTTATGTTTCATCGGGAAAGTGAGTTTACCAACTTTTCTGCAACAACAGTTGGAACCAAAAGAAGGTGAAATTGTAGAGATTTTTAAAGATTTCCCCGGTTTTCATCAAGAAACACCTCAGTTTTCTTCAAAATTAGAAGAATTGGAATTTCTGTCTCAGAAAATAAAATACGAAAAATCGGACGGAAAAGTAATTGGCAAACATCAGGGTGCGCATTATTTTACGGTTGGTCAAAGTAAAGGTTTGGGAATTGGCGGACATAAAGAATCCTGCTTTTTGATTTCCAGAGATATTGAAAAAAATATCGTTTTTGTCGGAGAAGGAAGAAATTTCCCGGGACTTTTCCGACGCGCTTTAAAAACAGAAAACTCAGAAGTTCATTGGGTTCGTGAAGATTTGCGTTTGCAAAATGGTGAATCGATGAAAGTAAAAGCCAGAATCCGGTACCGACAAACTTTGGAAGAAGCGACGCTTTACCAATTTGAAGAAGGTTTCTATATCGAGTTTGAAAACCCACAATCTGCGATTGCAGAAGGACAGTTTGCTGCCTGGTATCTGGAGGATGAGTTGGTGGGAAGTGGCGTGATTTCTTAA